A single region of the Nicotiana sylvestris chromosome 6, ASM39365v2, whole genome shotgun sequence genome encodes:
- the LOC104226440 gene encoding uncharacterized protein isoform X2, producing the protein MLDGNSGFHKNKGSNEELNGGGGAPVQRMHFANERRRLMEKLVIKPRGEEEEEEENGGCTNNYSAFDSSSNSPTSDTSSLLEGNDSGTNFTGGSSRSSSSSSSSGGCCSGSMSEEDNEGDDGCLDDWEAVADALAATDEKQEQLSSSLDSAPERDENVVHVSSPEDPDQPESGLDISKQKSREPRSPVSFRAWRPDDAFRPQSLPNLSKQYTFPMNLGRHYRGGSVWGCKSLSIPTSCPICCEDLDFTDTSFLPCPCGFRLCLFCHKRILEEDGRCPGCRKQYKHDPLEVETTEDAGSLTFRPSRSCSMISRS; encoded by the exons ATGCTCGACGGGAACAGTGGCTTTCACAAG AATAAAGGCTCCAATGAGGAATTGAATGGTGGGGGAGGGGCTCCTGTCCAGAGGATGCACTTTGCTAATGAGAGGAGACGATTGATGGAGAAGTTAGTGATAAAGCccagaggagaagaagaagaagaagaagagaatggAGGTTGCACAAACAACTATAGTGCTTTTGACTCATCTTCTAATAGCCCTACCAGCGACACTAGTAGCTTGTTGGAAGGGAATGATTCCGGGACGAATTTCACAGGTGGCAGCAGCaggagcagtagcagcagtagtagcagtgGTGGGTGTTGTTCAGGGAGTATGAGTGAGGAAGATAATGAAGGGGACGATGGCTGCTTGGATGATTGGGAAGCTGTTGCTGATGCTTTAGCTGCCACCGATGAGAAGCAGGAGCAGCTTAGCTCTAGCTTGGATTCAGCTCCAGAGAGGGATGAGAATGTGGTGCATGTGAGTTCTCCAGAAGATCCTGATCAGCCTGAATCGGGGCTGGATATATCAAAGCAGAAGTCCAGGGAACCTAGATCTCCTGTCAGCTTTCGAGCATGGAGGCCTGATGATGCCTTCCGTCCACAAAGTCTTCCGAATTTATCGAAACAGTATACTTTCCCTATGAATTTGGGGCGGCATTACCGGGGAGGCTCTGTATGGGGATGTAAAAGTTTATCGATACCCACATCATGTCCTATATGCTGTGAGGATTTGGATTTTACAGACACAAGCTTTCTCCCTTGTCCTTGTGGGTTTAGGCTTTGTCTCTTTTGTCACAAGAGGATTCTTGAGGAGGATGGGCGGTGTCCAGGTTGCAGGAAGCAGTATAAACATGACCCACTTGAGGTAGAGACAACCGAAGATGCAGGAAGTCTGACATTTCGACCGTCTCGTTCTTGTAGCATGATATCAAGGTCGTAG
- the LOC104226440 gene encoding uncharacterized protein isoform X1, translated as MGSDLIANASIPMLSSNPKDFAKKKRANRSAKLKQCKLDARREQWLSQVKNKGSNEELNGGGGAPVQRMHFANERRRLMEKLVIKPRGEEEEEEENGGCTNNYSAFDSSSNSPTSDTSSLLEGNDSGTNFTGGSSRSSSSSSSSGGCCSGSMSEEDNEGDDGCLDDWEAVADALAATDEKQEQLSSSLDSAPERDENVVHVSSPEDPDQPESGLDISKQKSREPRSPVSFRAWRPDDAFRPQSLPNLSKQYTFPMNLGRHYRGGSVWGCKSLSIPTSCPICCEDLDFTDTSFLPCPCGFRLCLFCHKRILEEDGRCPGCRKQYKHDPLEVETTEDAGSLTFRPSRSCSMISRS; from the exons ATGGGTTCCGATTTAATCGCCAATGCTTCAATCCCCATGCTTTCCTCTAACCCCAAAGATTTCGCCAAGAAAAAAAGG GCGAATCGGTCGGCTAAGTTGAAGCAGTGCAAGCTTGATGCTCGACGGGAACAGTGGCTTTCACAAG TGAAGAATAAAGGCTCCAATGAGGAATTGAATGGTGGGGGAGGGGCTCCTGTCCAGAGGATGCACTTTGCTAATGAGAGGAGACGATTGATGGAGAAGTTAGTGATAAAGCccagaggagaagaagaagaagaagaagagaatggAGGTTGCACAAACAACTATAGTGCTTTTGACTCATCTTCTAATAGCCCTACCAGCGACACTAGTAGCTTGTTGGAAGGGAATGATTCCGGGACGAATTTCACAGGTGGCAGCAGCaggagcagtagcagcagtagtagcagtgGTGGGTGTTGTTCAGGGAGTATGAGTGAGGAAGATAATGAAGGGGACGATGGCTGCTTGGATGATTGGGAAGCTGTTGCTGATGCTTTAGCTGCCACCGATGAGAAGCAGGAGCAGCTTAGCTCTAGCTTGGATTCAGCTCCAGAGAGGGATGAGAATGTGGTGCATGTGAGTTCTCCAGAAGATCCTGATCAGCCTGAATCGGGGCTGGATATATCAAAGCAGAAGTCCAGGGAACCTAGATCTCCTGTCAGCTTTCGAGCATGGAGGCCTGATGATGCCTTCCGTCCACAAAGTCTTCCGAATTTATCGAAACAGTATACTTTCCCTATGAATTTGGGGCGGCATTACCGGGGAGGCTCTGTATGGGGATGTAAAAGTTTATCGATACCCACATCATGTCCTATATGCTGTGAGGATTTGGATTTTACAGACACAAGCTTTCTCCCTTGTCCTTGTGGGTTTAGGCTTTGTCTCTTTTGTCACAAGAGGATTCTTGAGGAGGATGGGCGGTGTCCAGGTTGCAGGAAGCAGTATAAACATGACCCACTTGAGGTAGAGACAACCGAAGATGCAGGAAGTCTGACATTTCGACCGTCTCGTTCTTGTAGCATGATATCAAGGTCGTAG
- the LOC104226434 gene encoding protein EDS1L-like, which yields MVRIEEGREVKDELIKKACNLAMEAHSLSSGKPYIYKKKSGSMDVFFAFAGNWSVDGWYSSTCFGEKKINISLFPSLKSVGTDEVAMVNEAFASRFEHILNDSSLKNEVEKAMSDGKQIVFAGHSSGGPIAILAALWCLEHCCTRPNDNLVYPYCITFGSPLVGDRIWSHALRRENWASYFIHFVMKYDIVPQMMFAPLSSIQEWLQAIFDFINPKSRNYQHEAVVRSNDASKNFFMTVMRSASSVASYAACNLKGCTNFLLETVSNIVQLSPYRPFGTYIFCTGNGKLVVVENPDAILQLLFYCAQMSSETEVDEVVARSLNEHLLYRKEMQESLEMLDVVHLNNLTDIPLSSNAIALASDEVVTMNLALNDLGLSTRARLCLRAAGEWEKQKRKNEEKIDGNKNSITEGLSKIQEYQTKCDIQKVGYYDAFKLQETIDDFNANVKRLELAGIWDEIIEMLKRYELPDSFEGRKEWIKLGTQFRLQVEPLDIANYYRHLKNEDTGPYMIRARPKRYRFTQRWLEHEERVQTGERSESCFWAEVEELRNKPIMEVQNRILSLETKAWDWSQSGLLGDDVFFPESTFTKWWKQLPTQHRLTSWISGKINS from the exons ATGGTGAGAATTGAAGAGGGGAGAGAAGTCAAAGATGAGCTGATCAAGAAAGCTTGTAACTTAGCTATGGAAGCTCACAGTTTGTCTTCTGGGAAGCCTTATATTTACAAGAAAAAAAGTGGATCGATGGATGTTTTTTTTGCTTTTGCTGGAAATTGGTCTGTTGATGGTTGGTACAGTAGCACTTGTTTTGGAGAGAAAAAAATTAACATATCTTTGTTTCCATCTTTGAAAAGTGTTGGCACAGATGAGGTAGCCATGGTTAATGAAGCATTTGCTAGCAGATTTGAACACATATTGAACGACTCTTCTCTTAAAAATGAG GTGGAGAAGGCGATGTCAGATGGAAAACAGATAGTGTTTGCAGGGCACTCGTCGGGTGGCCCTATTGCGATTTTGGCAGCCCTATGGTGTCTGGAACATTGTTGCACAAGACCAAATGACAACCTAGTTTATCCATACTGTATAACCTTTGGATCCCCTCTTGTTGGTGACAGAATATGGTCTCATGCCCTCAGGCGCGAAAACTGGGCTAGTTACTTCATACATTTTGTCATGAAGTATGATATCGTTCCTCAGATGATGTTTGCTCCCCTTTCATCGATTCAAGAATGGCTTCAAGCAATCTTTGACTTCATCAATCCAAAATCCCGGAATTATCAGCATGAGGCAGTTGTAAGATCAAATGATGCATCGAAGAATTTCTTTATGACTGTAATGAGGAGTGCATCCTCTGTTGCAAGCTATGCTGCATGTAATCTGAAGGGATGTACAAACTTCTTGTTAGAAACAGTTTCTAACATTGTTCAACTCAGCCCTTATAGACCTTTCGGAACTTACATCTTCTGCACTGGAAATGGGAAACTGGTGGTCGTTGAGAATCCAGATGCTATTCTGCAGTTACTGTTCTATTGTGCTCAAATGAGTTCCGAAACAGAAGTTGACGAAGTTGTTGCCAGAAGCTTAAACGAACATTTGTTATATAGAAAAGAAATGCAGGAAAGCTTAGAGATGCTGGATGTGGTTCATCTCAATAATCTTACCGATATTCCCTTGTCTTCAAATGCCATTGCATTAGCTAGTGATGAAGTGGTAACTATGAATTTAGCCCTGAATGACTTAGGCCTG AGTACAAGAGCACGGTTGTGTCTTCGTGCAGCAGGAGAATGGGAGAAGCAGAAAAGGAAGAACGAGGAAAAGATTGATGGTAATAAGAACAGCATCACGGAAGGATTAAGCAAGATACAGGAGTACCAGACCAAGTGTGATATTCAGAAAGTCGGGTATTATGATGCGTTCAAGCTTCAAGAAACCATAGATGACTTCAATGCTAATGTGAAAAGGCTCGAGCTAGCAGGAATATGGGACGAAATCATTGAAATGTTGAAAAGGTATGAGCTCCCAGATAGTTTTGAGGGACGAAAGGAATGGATAAAACTAGGGACACAGTTCCGCCTGCAAGTTGAGCCCTTGGATATTGCAAACTATTACAGGCATTTGAAGAATGAAGATACAGGACCTTACATGATCAGGGCTAGGCCGAAGCGTTATAGGTTCACACAACGATGGTTAGAGCATGAAGAAAGGGTGCAAACAGGTGAACGCTCTGAGTCTTGTTTTTGGGCAGAAGTGGAGGAACTAAGAAACAAGCCAATTATGGAAGTGCAAAACAGGATTTTGAGTTTAGAAACAAAGGCATGGGATTGGTCCCAGAGTGGTCTTCTGGGCGATGATGTTTTCTTCCCTGAGTCTACCTTTACCAAATGGTGGAAACAACTCCCTACTCAGCACAGACTGACATCTTGGATATCAGGGAAAATAAATTCTTAG